Proteins found in one Papio anubis isolate 15944 chromosome 13, Panubis1.0, whole genome shotgun sequence genomic segment:
- the LOC101021706 gene encoding interferon alpha-14: MHRARSSENLQPRVQGYSSSTSPAASSGFPMALPFALMMALLVLSYKSSCSLGCNLSQTHNMNNRRTLMLMAQMRRISPFSCLKDRNDFEFPQEEFDGNQFQNTQAISVLHEMIQQTFNLFSTKDSSAAWDETLLDKFYIELFQQLNDLEACVIQEAGVEETPLMNEDSILAVKKYFQRITLYLMEKKYSPCAWEVVRAEIMRSLSFSTNLQKRLRRKD, from the coding sequence ATGCACAGAGCAAGGTCTTCAGAAAACTTACAGCCCAGGGTTCAGGGTTACTCCTCATCAACCAGCCCAGCAGCATCTTCAGGATTCCCAATGGCATTGCCCTTTGCTTTAATGATGGCCCTGCTGGTGCTTAGCTACAAGTCAAGCTGCTCTCTGGGCTGTAATCTGTCTCAAACCCACAACATGAATAACAGGAGGACTTTGATGCTCATGGCACAAATGAGGAGAATCTCTCCTTTTTCATGCCTGAAGGACAGAAATGACTTTGAATTTCCCCAGGAGGAGTTTGATGGCAACCAGTTCCAGAATACTCAAGCCATCTCTGTCCTCCATGAGATGATCCAGCAGACCTTCAATCTCTTCAGCACAAAGGACTCATCTGCTGCTTGGGATGAGACCCTCCTAGACAAATTCTACATTGAACTTTTCCAGCAACTGAATGACCTGGAAGCCTGTGTGAtacaggaggctggggtggaagagaCTCCCCTGATGAATGAGGACTCCATCCTGGCTGTGAAGAAATACTTCCAAAGAATCACTCTCTATCTGATGGAGAAGAAATACAGcccttgtgcctgggaggttgtCAGAGCAGAAATCATGAGATCCCTCTCTTTTTCAACAAACTTGCAAAAAAGATTAAGAAGGAAGGATTGA